In one Dama dama isolate Ldn47 chromosome 5, ASM3311817v1, whole genome shotgun sequence genomic region, the following are encoded:
- the PEX12 gene encoding peroxisome assembly protein 12 yields MAEHGAHITTASVVDDQPSIFEVVAQDSLMSAVRPALQHVVKVLAESNPAHFGFFWRWFDEIFTLLDLLLQQHYLSKTSASFSENFYGLKRIVMGDQHRLQRLASAGLPKKQLMKSIMFLVLLPYLKVKLEKLVSSLREEDEYSIHPPSSRWKRFYRAFLAAYPFVNMAWEGWFLVQQLRYILGKVQHHSPLLRLAGVRLGRLTVQDIQALEHKSAKASMMQLPAGSIGEKIKSALKKAVGGVALSLSTGLSVGVFFLQFLEWWYSSENQETIKTLTALPTPPPPVHLDYNSDSPLLPKMKTVCPLCRKNRVNDTVLATSGYVFCYRCVFNYVRSHQACPITGYPTEVQHLIKLYSPEN; encoded by the exons ATGGCTGAGCACGGGGCTCACATCACGACTGCCTCTGTTGTGGATGACCAGCCATCCATCTTTGAGGTGGTAGCACAGGACAGTTTAATGTCAGCAGTGAGACCTGCTCTTCAGCATGTGGTCAAG gTTCTTGCAGAATCAAATCCTGCCCACTTTGGCTTCTTTTGGAGGTGGTTTGATGAAATCTTTACCCTGCTAGATCTTCTGCTCCAGCAGCATTATCTGTCAAAAACCAGCGCCTCCTTTTCTGAAAACTTTTATGGCTTAAAGAGGATTGTAATGGGAGACCAACACAGGCTTCAGAGATTGGCCAGTGCTGGTCTCCCAAAGAAGCAGCTTATGAAATCAATCATGTTCCTGGTTCTTCTTCCCTATCTGAAAGTGAAACTGGAGAAGCTGGTTTCTAGCCTGAGAGAAGAAGACGAATATTCCATCCATCCCCCTTCTTCCCGCTGGAAACGATTTTACAGAGCCTTCCTGGCAGCCTACCCATTTGTTAACATGGCCTGGGAAGGCTGGTTTCTGGTACAGCAGCTTCGATACATCCTAGGAAAGGTTCAACATCACTCACCACTGCTGAGGCTGGCTGGAGTTCGGCTAGGTCGGCTTACAGTTCAGGATATACAAGCTCTGGAGCACAAATCAGCTAAGGCCAGCATGATGCAGCTACCAGCTGGGAG CATTGGTGAGAAGATAAAGTCAGCTCTGAAGAAAGCCGTGGGGGGTGTTGCCTTATCCCTCTCTACTGGCCTTTCGGTGGGTGTATTCTTCCTGCAGTTCCTTGAGTGGTGGTATTCATCGGAAAACCAAGAAACCATCAAGACCCTGACTGCTCTGCCTACCCCACCACCACCTGTACACCTAGACTACAATTCTGATTCTCCTCTGTTACCCAAAATGAAGACTGTGTGCCCACTGTGTCGTAAAAACCGGGTGAACGACACGGTTCTCGCCACCTCTGGCTACGTGTTTTGTTACCGCTGTGTGTTTAATTACGTGAGGAGTCACCAGGCTTGTCCGATCACAGGTTATCCAACAGAGGTACAGCATCTGATCAAACTGTACTCCCCTGAGAATTGA